From the genome of Vicia villosa cultivar HV-30 ecotype Madison, WI linkage group LG2, Vvil1.0, whole genome shotgun sequence, one region includes:
- the LOC131649425 gene encoding paired amphipathic helix protein Sin3-like 3, which translates to MWCVKSGEFEKFYSFSLVLLGFRISILTEGHRELLLKFNAYLPNEFAFTPPPRKPKVNLEYARKYLIKVKTRFQDDHDVYKSFLAIMNMYRKKEKSGEEIQLMVISLFKDQPDLIDGFNEFLP; encoded by the exons ATGTGGTGTGTGAAAAGTGGCGAGTTTGAGAAA TTTTACAGCTTTTCTCTAGTTTTGTTAGGGTTTAGAATTAGCATCCTAACAGAAGGGCATAGAGAATTGTTATTGAAATTTAATGCGTATTTACCAAATGAATTTGCGTTTACACCTCCACCAAGAAAGCCAAAAGTCAATCTAGAATATGCAAGGAAATATTTAATCAAGGTGAAG ACTCGATTTCAAGATGATCATGACGTTTACAAGTCGTTTCTAGCTATAATGAATATgtatagaaagaaagaaaaaagtggtgAAGAGATTCAACTAATG gtTATTTCACTTTTTAAAGATCAACCTGATCTTATAGACGGGTTTAATGAATTTCTTCCTTGA
- the LOC131649427 gene encoding uncharacterized protein LOC131649427: MAYPYYHSYIPYTPFIPYQQQHIISTSPPFSTFNEHSSYPHYQPQSQDFYSQLETLKQYLIETHEIKKKSREELQEQIQNLSLSLKASSQKFSQIFSDAQKKDRKKYQKVTIDNEPEKRVDEKQVEEESEIKIITLEKKSFPMTSLVSSPATFSKPARSLTSLSETSPTPLSTIFMVSSPPIKQLDLKLTHMISYLIGRPLLDKKRKKFVQLSVPLFPPPKPPDLQSSSELSPPISSPTLLISLRRPPPKPPDMPTPPINALSF, encoded by the coding sequence ATGGCATATCCATATTATCATTCATATATCCCATACACTCCATTCAttccatatcaacaacaacacaTAATTTCTACTTCACCTCCATTTTCCACATTCAATGAACATTCAAGTTACCCTCACTACCAACCTCAATCTCAAGATTTCTATTCCCAGCTAGAAACCCTAaaacaatatttgattgaaactcatgaaataaaaaaaaaatcaagagaagAGTTGCAGGAACAGATCCAAAATTTAAGCCTTTCTCTCAAAGCATCATCTCAGAAATTCTCTCAAATATTTTCTGATGCgcaaaagaaagatagaaaaaaatatcaaaaagttaCGATTGACAATGAACCAGAAAAACGAGTTGATGAAAAACAAGTTGAGGAAGAAAGTGAGATCAAAATCATCACTTTAGAAAAAAAATCGTTTCCGATGACATCTCTAGTGTCATCTCCGGCAACATTTTCGAAACCGGCAAGATCTCTGACGTCACTTTCGGAAACGTCTCCAACACCACTTTCGACAATATTTATGGTGTCATCTCCTCCAATAAAACAACTAGATCTAAAGCTAACACACATGATTTCATATTTGATTGGGAGACCACTTCttgataaaaaaagaaagaagtttGTACAGCTTTCGGTGCCGCTTTTTCCACCACCTAAACCCCCGGATTTGCAAAGCTCGTCGGAACTATCACCGCCAATCTCATCACCAACACTACTTATTAGTCTCCGGCGACCACCGCCAAAACCACCTGATATGCCAACACCTCCAATAAACGCATTGAGCTTTTAG